Part of the Streptomyces antimycoticus genome, GTGTCCGGGGCGAACACGATGGCCTCGGCGCCATGGTCGCGCAGCGCGGCGGTCACCGCGGCCACCATGGTGTCGCCGCTGCTGTCTCCGGACCCGCTGTGGCCGGACGTCACGACCAGCCAGGTGCCGGTCAGCCGTGGCGTCAGCGGGTCGGCGAGGGGCTTCCAGGCGATGCGGTAGCGCCACTCCCGCTGCCGCCGCCACGTGGCCAGGGCGGGCAGGATCTCCGCGAGCACGTCCTGTCGGTCGGCGGGGACCTCGAGCGCCCGGGTCAGGGCCGCCGTGTCCGTACGGGCCACGGCGTCCCAGAACTCGGCGTCCGCCACGGTCTCCACCCGGGACACGGCATCCGCCGGGGCCTCGTTCTCCAGCCAGAAGCGCTGTCGCTGAAAGGCATAGGTAGGCAGGGCGACGGTGCGGGGAGCCGGATCGCCGTCGAACAGCGCGGCCCAGTCCACGGTGGCGCCCATGGTGTGCATACGGGCCAGGCCGCACATCAGCTTCCGCACCTCGGACTTCTCAGACCCCTCGGCCCACTCGGTCCCCTCGCCCCGGAAGGGCGACAGCACCAGCGCCGCCGGGGCGGAGGTCAGCATCGCCTCCGGCCCCAACTCCCACACCGCACCGGCCTCATCGAGCGAGGGCAGGGGCGGCCGCTCGTACTCCACCGTGCTCGGATCGGTGCCGGCGGCGACCAGGCGGCAGGCGTGGGCGAGGTCGAGAGCACCGGCGATGTGCGCCGCGGCGATCTCACCGACCCCACAGCCCACCACCGCGTCGGGACGCACCCCCACCGAGGCCAGCAGCCGGGCCAGTGCGATGTAGAGGGCGAAGAGCCCCGCCGGGGAGGACGCGTCGCGGTCCCCCTTCAAGCCCAGCAGCTCACCGGCCTCGTCGAAGGCGGTGGCGAAGACGGGGAACCGGTCGTACAGCTCGGCGCCCGTTTCCGGGAGGTGGCGACCCTCGCCACCGAAGACGAACACCGCCCCGCCCACCGAGGCCGCCGCGCCGGTACGGGCCACCTCGGGTCCCACCACCGAGGGATGCGGCTCACCGGCCGCCAGCGCCGCCAGCCCCGCCCTCAGCTCGCCCAGTTCCCGGCCGACCACGACCGTCCGGTGGTCGAAGGCCGACCGTGTGGTCACCAGCGACCATCCGACATCGGCAGGGGACAGCACCGGACCGGCCGCCGCCGTATGCGCGGCCAGCGCACGGGCCTGGCCGCGCAGCGCCGCCGCGCCCCGCGCGGACAGCACCCACGGCACCACCCCCGGATCGCGGGCGCCACCGTCGTCGGCAGCGGGCTCCACCACCGGTTCGGTGAACTCCTCGAGAATCACATGGGCGTTGGTGCCGCTGGCGCTGAACGAGGACACCCCGGCCCGCCGCGGCCGGCCCATCCGCGGCCAGTCCATCCGCTCGGCCAGCAGCCGCACCGCGCCCTTGCGCCAGTGCACCAGCCGGGTCGGCCGGTCGATGTGGAGCGAACGTGGCAGCACGCCCCGGCGCATCGCCATCACCATCTTGATCACACCGGCCATTCCGGCGGCGGCCTGCGTGTGACCGAGGTTCGACTTGATGGATCCCAGCAGCAGCGGCCGGTCCTCCGGACGGTCCTGGCCGTACGTGGCGAGCAGCGCCTGGAGCTCGATGGAGTCGCCGAACGCGGTACCGGTGCCATGCGCCTCCACCGCGTCCACGTCCCCCGTGGACAGCCGGGCGTCCGCCAGGGCGTCGCGGATCAGTTGCTGCTGGGCGGGGCCGTTGGGAGCGGCCATGCCCGTACTGGCACCGTCCTGGTTGATCGCCGAGCCGCGGATCACGGCCAGCACTGGATGCCCGTTGCGCCGTGCGTCCGACAGCCGCTCCAGCAGCACCAGACCGGCGCCCTCCCCGTACACCATGCCGTCGGCGGCGTCCGCGAACGACCGACACCGGACATCCGGGGACAACTGGCGCTGGCTGGAGGCCACTTGGAAAACGCTCGCGGTGTACATGATGGCGGCGCCACCGGCCAGCGCCAGCGTGCACTCGCGCCGCCGCAGCGATCCGGCCGCCAGATGCATCGCCACCAGCGACGACGAACACGCGGTGTCCAAGCTGACCGCCGCGCCCTGCAGACCGAGGGTGAACGCCACCCGGCCCGAGGACACACTGCCCGCGTTGCCGTTGCCCACCTGGCCCAGCAGGCCCTCGGGGATCTCGTCCAGACGCGAGGCGTAGTCGTGGTACATCACCCCGGTGTAGACGCCGGTCCGGCTGCCCCGCAGGGTGTGCGGATCGATGCCCGCGCTCTCCGTCGCCTCCCAGGCCAGCTCCAGCAGCATCCGCTGCTGCGGTTCGATGGCCGCCGCCTCCCGGGCGCCGATGTCGAAGAACTCCGCGTCGAAGTCGGCCGCGTCATAGATGAAGCCACCGGCCCGGACGTACGAGGTGCCGTGGTGTTCCGGATCGGGGTGATAGAGGTTCTCCAGGTCCCAGCCCCGGTCGGTGGGGAAGCTGGAGACGGCGTCCCGCTCGTCGGCCACCAGGTCCCACAGCTGTGCCGGGGTGCGCACACCGCCGGGAAAGCGGCAGGCCATGCCCACGACGGCGATCGGCTCCGCCAGCTCCGCCTGGACCTCCCGCAGCCGCTGCCGGGTCTCATGGAGCTCGGCCGTGGTCCACTTGAGATAGTCGACGAGCTTTTCCTCGTTGCTCATGAGCCGCCCGCACTCACCGTGCTGCGCGGCGTCAGGTTCACCAGCGCGAGCTCATCGGCGGTCAGTGGCGGCTCGGTGAGTTCCGGAAGGACCCGGTCCTTGTGCATGAGCGACAGAAAGCGGCTGGACGCCAGCTCGGACTGCGGGGCGGTCAGGCTGATGACATCGGTCACCACATCACACACCGCCGAGGAACGGATCGACCGGTCGGCGATCAGATCGGAGAAGCGCTGCCGGGCCACGGCCCCGCCGGTCAGCCGCGGATCCGTCGTGCTCATCCGGCAGTTGACGTACTCCACATCCTTGGACGCCGCCATGATCCATGGATCGTCCACGGTGGCGCTGATCGCGTGCTGGACCCGGCGGGTCGCTCCCGCGTCGGCCCCGGACCGCTGGAGCTCGGTGTCCAGCGCGGCGGCCGCACGAGCCGCGGAGCTCATCCCATGGCCGTAGATCGGGTTGAACGCGGCCAGCGCGTCGCCGAGCACCAGCAGTCCCTCGGGCCAGATGTCCAGCCGCTCCGGATACAGCCGCCGGTTGGCGCCGACACGCGAGACGGCCACCGAGGTCAGCGGCTTCGCGAGGTCGATGAGATCGGCGACCAGTGGATGGCGCAGCGTTCGGGCGTAGGGCAGGAAGTCGTCGTCGTGCGCGGGCAGTCCGGCACCCCGGGTGCACGACAGGGTCACCATCCAGGTGCCGTCCTCCTGTGGATACACCACCCCGAACCGGCCCGGCTCGCGCAGCCGGTGGTCCGCGGCCACGTTGACGGCGGGGAATCCGGCGGCGGCGCCCGGCGGCGCCTGGTAGACGCGGGTGGCGTACGCGATGCCCGCGTCGACGATGTCCTCCTCGAGCGGCGGCACCTCCAGCGCCGACAGCCAGTGCCGGAGCCGGGAACCACGGCCGGAGGCGTCGATCACCAGATCCGCCTCCAGCGTTTCCTGCGCACCGGTGTCCATGTCGCGCACCCGGACCCCGGTGACCCGTTTGGCGTCGCCGACCAGATCGAGGATCTCGGCGCGCGGACGTAAGGTGATCCGTCCGTTGGCCAGGACGCGATCGCGGACCTTCCAGTCCAGGAACGGGCGGGTGCACATCAGCGCGTACTGCCGCGGTGGAAAGCGGTGTTGCCAGCCGTGGGACGTCAAGGTCACCAGGTCCTGATGGAAACCGATCCGGCGGGCGCCCGCGTCGAGCAGTTGGTCGATCATGCCCGGCAGCAGCGTGTCCACGATGCGCGCACCGCTGGACCACAGCACATGGACATGGCGTCCCTGCGGCGACCCCTTACGGTGCCGGGGCCCGTCCGGCAGCACATCGCGCTCCACGACGGTGACGCGCTCCAGATGGCGGGCCAGCACATGGGCAGCCAGCATTCCCGCCCAGCCTCCGCCCAGAACGATTCCGTGCTTGGGTTCGGTCATGGTTCTGCTTTCGTCCCTTCACCGCTTACGGCCTTTTACATCGGACTGGGGCTGCCCTTGGCCTGGACCATCTTGGCGAGGTTCTGGGTGACCGCCATGAAATGGGCGACACCGCTGAGTTCGGGGCCGTCGCCCACTTTCGTATCCGTGATGCCCCAGAACGCCTGGGCGTGATGGACCAGACCGTCATCACCGAGTTCGATCACGCCGATGATGCTGAAGGTGAGTTTCGCCGGTGCGTACACCGTGACCGTGGTCGGCACCGCCACCCTGCGGCCGTCCATCGAGGTGACCGGACGGCCCGGGGTCTCATGCACCTGGCATTCGATGGACCAGGCGATATGTCCGCGAAGGGCGTCCTTTCCGATGAGCGGGGGCGCGCCGACCGGGTCTTCGAAGACGATGTCGTCCGAGAACAGCTCCAATACGGCCTCGACATCACCGGCGTTCATCCGCCGCGCGTATTCCAGGGCCATCTTCTTGAGGGTCGCCTCATCGGCCATGAACGCCTCCTGTGCGGTGCCGGGGTCGTGGGGGATCAGCCGGTGATGTCAATGTCCGACCTTCCCCAGAACATCTGCAGTTCCTGAATGAGACCGCCGGCCCCCGCGCGCATCATCAGGACGAAGTCCCAGGTGATGCGGGAGTTCTCCGGGGTGTCCGGGGCCGTCAGCCAGCCGCGCTCGGCGAATCCGGGGCCTTTGGGCAGATAGTCCATGGTGGCCGTCACCGGCACCAGGACATGCACACCGTCCTGCCCCGCGACCG contains:
- a CDS encoding nuclear transport factor 2 family protein; amino-acid sequence: MIDERSRKKLILEHSRRMNAADIDGLLELYADEVTFEDPVGSGRRAGRDALREHFEELAAAGISEIPGEPVAGQDGVHVLVPVTATMDYLPKGPGFAERGWLTAPDTPENSRITWDFVLMMRAGAGGLIQELQMFWGRSDIDITG
- a CDS encoding NAD(P)/FAD-dependent oxidoreductase; the protein is MTEPKHGIVLGGGWAGMLAAHVLARHLERVTVVERDVLPDGPRHRKGSPQGRHVHVLWSSGARIVDTLLPGMIDQLLDAGARRIGFHQDLVTLTSHGWQHRFPPRQYALMCTRPFLDWKVRDRVLANGRITLRPRAEILDLVGDAKRVTGVRVRDMDTGAQETLEADLVIDASGRGSRLRHWLSALEVPPLEEDIVDAGIAYATRVYQAPPGAAAGFPAVNVAADHRLREPGRFGVVYPQEDGTWMVTLSCTRGAGLPAHDDDFLPYARTLRHPLVADLIDLAKPLTSVAVSRVGANRRLYPERLDIWPEGLLVLGDALAAFNPIYGHGMSSAARAAAALDTELQRSGADAGATRRVQHAISATVDDPWIMAASKDVEYVNCRMSTTDPRLTGGAVARQRFSDLIADRSIRSSAVCDVVTDVISLTAPQSELASSRFLSLMHKDRVLPELTEPPLTADELALVNLTPRSTVSAGGS
- a CDS encoding nuclear transport factor 2 family protein, encoding MADEATLKKMALEYARRMNAGDVEAVLELFSDDIVFEDPVGAPPLIGKDALRGHIAWSIECQVHETPGRPVTSMDGRRVAVPTTVTVYAPAKLTFSIIGVIELGDDGLVHHAQAFWGITDTKVGDGPELSGVAHFMAVTQNLAKMVQAKGSPSPM